AGTGTTTACCTCGCACATCTTTGGGGGCAGAATGGACGAAAGTTATCCAGCAGATGCTCCGCCATCCCTTCCTGCACAGCATCCTGAGTCAGAAGACGGGAAAAGAGGCTGGATGCTGTGCAGGAAGCGCTACCCGCTTCTGATCTGGAACGTAAGGCATAGGCTTATAGGGCAATTTCCGTTCCAAGTAACGACTAGGTGCCATAGAGCACGCGTTACATCTTTGTGGTCTTATTGATTTCTGGTTATCTGACCCATGAACCATGGCTAAGGTTTGGAAGTCCAAGCCTACTTAGGCTGCACCACAAAAAATCTGAGTCTGCTCGGAGGTCATTATCGGAACCCTCCAATCAATAATTCAAGTTTTTAAAAAGGATCCAATGAAAGTTATTCACCTGGCAATCGCCACTAACGAAATAGACAAAAGTGTAAAAGATTACACAGAGAGATTGGGGAAAGAGCCAAGCATTGTTGTTCCAGATGAATATGCATTATGGAGAACAGAACAAATTAATTTATCAATAAGACAAGATGCTAGCTGCAATCCAGGCGAGCTAAGGCATCTCGGCTTTGAAGATTCAAATGCAAAAGAGTTCACCGCGTCAAAGGATGTTAACGGGATTCTTTGGGAGTCATTCAGCGCAGAGCAACAAGCAGAAGAAATCAATAAATTCTGGCCAAATGCACACTATCAGCCCAACGAAGCTGGTTGAATATTATTGCTTATTTGCACGACCAGCAAGCAGGTTACAAGTTACCAAGCCCTTCAAATTGAAGCAGCACATGCACAGGAACTCATGTCTGAAAGATAAAAACAAATACCTCATGGACGTCAACGGAGGTGACGTTGATCGAAGACCAGTGCAACGCTGGAATCATCAACGGCCTAGAGAATTCGATCAGTGAGCCCCCTTAATCGAATCCAGGCTGATGGCTTGGAATCGCGATCCAGCTGATCTGATGTTGACGCAGCTTGTCGTCTGTACCGACGAGTGGCTGTTCTGAATGGCCATCTCCATAAAGAGCCAGCTCGTAGAGGAGATTCATGCAGAACTTGCCCTGAAAATAACCACCATGGCCATCGATCGTGCTGAGTTTCAACGACCCAGCAAGCATCGCCATGAGCGTGGCGGCGTAGTTGAAAAACCTCTGCACGGCATTGCGAGCCGTGAACGCACTGAGATAACGCCCGCCATCGTCGTAGTCGGTGCAGTCGATCACATTGAGCGGGTAGCCGATCCAGCGTTGACAACGGAATGTTCTTTTATCACAGAGGCTTTGCGTCCCCAATGCGCCATGGAGTTCAAGGTCACTCAGCTCGCCGACACGCTTGCCGTAACCCTGACGTCGCGTGCGCCCTTTGATGCTCAGATTGCCGAGCCGATAACCACCAATGCGCGTACCCGAGGGAAACACGAAGTAATTGGCCAGGGTTGAGGCGAGCCGCAACACCATATCGGCATCATTGACAAACAAAAATGTCTGGCGAAAACGGCGCAGGCAACTGGCCAGGTAATTGGACCGTCCTGTGGTGATGGTCCAGACAGGAATGTCGGCAGCAACGAGGATCAAACGATCAAGGCTAAAAAGATCGCCAATCTGCGCGAGCTGTTCTCGCTGTCGTTCGTTCGCTTGCTCCTCGAAGGACGGCGGGCAGCTTGGACCACCAAAGGGACCCGACTGGGCATTGGCCGACCAGAGGTGAGAATCCGCTTCGGGATCGAAGACATTGGTGAGAACACGGATGAGCATGGTGGTCAGGAACGTACCCATGCTGTGACCCAGGAAACTGAGGCTAATCCGCGGCTCCTTACCGCTCTGAAGATCAGACAGATAGCTGCGATCGGGGATGATCTCCTTGACCAGGTGGTGGAGAGCTCTAACCATCTCAACGGCATCGAACACACCAAACGTGCTGGCGCGTTCACGGTCGCGAAAGTACGTGACCATACGCAGCAGCATCAGTGTGATTCCGATCCCCAGACACAATTGACCGATGGCAGCGAGCCAACCGGCAGCCAAGAACGCGAGCAGGCTGCCGAGAGCGAACAGCAACCACAGGCCCATCGGCATGGCACGGATCCAGCACAAAGGTCCTCCTGCACCAATCCGCTCGGACGGCCAGGCGTAGTGCAAAAACAACACATAATCATCAGGGGGTGATTCCGTGAGCCGACAGGCGTCGTCTCTGAACTTGCGTTCCGCCTGCTTGTATTCCTCCCTCACACTCTTCAAGGGAACGTTGTAGCCGTGGATGCGAACCACCACCCGCACACGCTGGGACTTGCCGTTGCTCTGCTGCCGTTGGAAGTACTCGGACAGATGGGTGCGCAGCTGCGCGAAGTTCTGGGCGTTGTTGTCAAAATCCGCTCGAAAATCGGGTTGTGTCAGAGCCAAGCGAAAGGGCCTCTCGGCCTCCAGGGGTGCGGTACTGCAAACCAGCATGTGGCTGAAGCAGGGGGGCTGCTCTGAAGGGAAGGGCTGGTATTTGAGAAGAGCGAGTTCAGGTTGCCGCGTGGTGATTGTCATGGTGAATGGCTCTGCACGCTGGTCTGCCCTGGGGTAGCCATCTCCGATCAATCAGCGCCCGAATCGAACCGCTTCCTTCCAATTCATTAGCAGTGTTGCTGACCGGAACGATCGTTCAAACGATTGCTCAGGCACTGATCGTTGAAGATGATGAACCAGGACCACGATTGATCGCACACCGTGCCCCAAAGCGCAGAACCAGCAAAGCAATTACGCACCTTGCTGGAGCGGGACACCTGCCATCTGATGCCCTGCTGTTTTGATGCCTTATCAGCACGGCTGGTGGAGCAGGCCGGTTGTGCACTCACTTTCATGAGTGGGTTCTCCGTGGCGGCAGCCCGAGCCGGACTGCCGGACACGGGCCTGCTCACGGTGACGGAAATGGTCGATCAGGGCCGCTCGATCTGCGATGCCGTGTCGATCCCGGTGATCGGTGATGGCGACACCGGCCACGGCAATGCCGCCAATGTGCAGCGCACGATGCACCAATTCGCCAAGGCAGGCTTTGCCGGAATCATGCTGGAGGATCAGGTGGCTCCCAAACGCTGCGGCCACACCGGCGTGAAAGCTGTCGTCGATCGCGATGCGGCGATCGCCAGGATTCAGGCAGCCGTTGATGCCCGCAACCAGGGCGCCGATCTGGTGATCGTGGCGCGCACCGATGCACGATCGGCGCTGGCAACAAGCCAGGGTGATGAAGCCGCCCTGGAAGAAGCGATCTGGCGTTTGAAGGCCTTTGCTGAGCTTGGCGCTGATGTGCTGTTTTTGGAGGCACCCCGCAGCGAGCAGGAAATGCTGAGGTTCTGCGAGGAGGTGCCGGGCAAGCGCATGGCGAACATGCTGGAAGGAGGCATCACACCGTTGTTGTCGACCGAGCGTTTGGGTTCGATGGGCTTTGCGCTGGCGGCCTACCCGCTCACCCTGCTCTCAACGGCCGCCTTCGCGATGCGACAAGCTCTGGTGGACCTCCAAGCAGGCAATACTCCTGAGCAGATGCTCAGTTTCAAGGAGCTAAAAACACTGGTGAGGTTTGACAACTACCTCGAGGGAGCTGATCCAGCCTGAAGCGTCTCCCATAGGGGTGGCGCATATAACTACTAAATGGAGAGTCGATGGAAGTATTTTGGCTACAACATAACGGATGAGTTTTTCAAAAGAAATGGCTCCTACGTCCACATCACTTGACCACCCAGAAAACCTTGAACAAGAACTAATACAGATTCGTCACTGATTAGATGTTGACCGTTGCCTCTGGCTCGTAGCAATGTTTAGGCCCCTCCACACGAGTGCTGGGTTGCTGGCATGATCCATGATCTTTGATTTCGGAGATTCGTTGCTGAGTAGATCTTGCCGCGATCATCACCAGGCGGGCAATTTTGTGGAATAGATACCAGGCAGAAAACAACTTGATCGCCAATTTTTGATGTCGCCACATCGGGATTAAATTCATATGAAACTTGGAAGCCTCCATTGTCATATTGAATGGTTGTTCCTTCGTCTTGCGTGTAATCCTTAGGCGGGATGACCATCTGTCGGTCATGAAACCGTGTACCGATAGCTTTGATCCTCGTTCGAGAGCACGTCCCGGCTCTCTCAGGTACGCCACTCACCATGGGTGTCTTACCGTTTTCGATAAGAGAAAGC
The window above is part of the Synechococcus sp. WH 8020 genome. Proteins encoded here:
- a CDS encoding isocitrate lyase/PEP mutase family protein, coding for MPQSAEPAKQLRTLLERDTCHLMPCCFDALSARLVEQAGCALTFMSGFSVAAARAGLPDTGLLTVTEMVDQGRSICDAVSIPVIGDGDTGHGNAANVQRTMHQFAKAGFAGIMLEDQVAPKRCGHTGVKAVVDRDAAIARIQAAVDARNQGADLVIVARTDARSALATSQGDEAALEEAIWRLKAFAELGADVLFLEAPRSEQEMLRFCEEVPGKRMANMLEGGITPLLSTERLGSMGFALAAYPLTLLSTAAFAMRQALVDLQAGNTPEQMLSFKELKTLVRFDNYLEGADPA
- a CDS encoding lysozyme inhibitor LprI family protein — protein: MNVLMGLFALFSASEASAKSFRPSFDCNHAQYQDEITICSDHKLSELDQIVSRGYSQVKGESRSITQDFLLSSLHARHACGNNKLCILDTQAQVIDGLSEFGAHVSNPPWIGAFRLSLIENGKTPMVSGVPERAGTCSRTRIKAIGTRFHDRQMVIPPKDYTQDEGTTIQYDNGGFQVSYEFNPDVATSKIGDQVVFCLVSIPQNCPPGDDRGKIYSATNLRNQRSWIMPATQHSCGGA